Sequence from the Paenibacillus riograndensis SBR5 genome:
GGATGAAAAACCGATCGATGTTCGATTTAGCAAAAGACCTGCGGCCAGAAAAACAATGCTTATGCAAAAGCTTGCAAGACCGACACTAACTCCGAGACTTTTATGCAATCCATCCAACAAAACCGTTAAGGTATCAGACCCGATATTGCACTCGATAAATAAATTAACGGCTAGTGCGCTTAACGCCGTGGCGACGACCACAATCAGCAATCGTCCGCCAAATTTCCTTAGGGCCGGGAAGTTGCGCAACCTCAATCTAAATTTTCTCCATTGGAAGCGATCACTTTTTGCATCCAAGAAAAACTGTCTTTTTTGAGACGCTTTTTACTACCGTTGCCGCGGTCATCCTGGTCGACATAAATAAATCCGTAGCGTTTGCTCATTTCCGAGGAAGAACAGCTAATAATATCAATTGGGCCCCAAGCATAATAACCTCTTAAATCCACCCCGTCTTTAATGGCCTCTTTCATTTGTTCAATATGGGCCCGGTAATAGTCAACCCGGTAGGAATCATGGATGGAACCGTCTTCTTCCAAGGTGTCATGGTAGCCGATCCCGTTTTCCGTGATATAAATAGGGCACTGATACCGGTCATAAAACAGGTTGAGAAAAGTGCGCAGACCGATCGGATCAATCGTCCATCCCCAAGGGTTGGCCGGAAGTTCAGTATTGCGGTAAGGTCCTGTTTTGTTCTTCATGCTTTCTGCATCATAAATGCGGGTATAGTAGTAGGAGAAGGACATAAAGTCCGCCGTATTTTTCAGTGCCTCTTCATCGCCCTCTGCAAATTCGACAGTGATGTTATTGTCGGCGAAATAACGGAAAGCATAACCCGGATAATATCCGCGAAGCAGAATATCGGAGAAAAAGTACTCCATTTGATTTCTGCGCACGGTGGCAAAGATGTCTTCCGGCCGGCAGGTAGCCGGATAAGCCGGTCCCCCACACAGCATCATCCCGATTTGCAAGCTGGAATCCAGGCTTTTGGCATATTTCGTGATCAGGCCGCAGGCAACAAATTCATGATGCAAGGCTTGGTATTTGGCGGAGGCCAAATCCTCCACCACATCCTCCGCAATGCCCAGGTGGTTGAAGGATTCATGATCAATCAAATTGATTTGATTGACAATAATCCAATATTTCACTTTTTTATGATACCGGTCAAAAACCACTTGGCCGAAACGGACAAATAAATCAATCAGTTCTCTGGAGTACCACCCTTTATAAGCCGTTGTTAAATGAAGCGGCATTTCATAATGCGATAGGGTGATCATCGGCTCCATGCCGTTCGCTATAATCTCGTCGATCAGGTCATCATAAAATTTCAAGCCTGCTTCATTAGGCTGAGCTTCGTCGCCATTCGGAAAAATTCTTGTCCAGTTAATCGAGGTGCGGAAGGTTTTGAGTCCCAGTTCCCCTAACAGCTTCAAGTCTTCTTTATAGGTGTGATAGAAATCAATTCCCCAACGTTTCGGGAAAATCCGGTCTTCGCTTTTAATAGCTTCATTAATATAGTCCGTAGTCAGCTCCAAATTCGACTTCTTATCTAAAGGAATTCCATCCATATATTCATTAATATCTGCTACGCTTAAACCTTTTCCGTCTACATTGTAAGCACCTTCGAGTTGATTGGCGGCAACGGCTCCCCCCCATAAAAAATCGGATGGGAATCCTGTTGGAATGTTCTTCATTTTATTACTTCCTTTCATTTTTTATTGATTATTTATTTATTGATCATTTCCAGTTGGGTCAGCCTCTGATTAAAGCTCTCGAAAATATCAATTAACCGCTTGGCAATATTAATTTCACTATAAATTGTCATTAACGTGTCTTGGGCATGGGCAAATAAAACGGAGTACTCCCCTTTCGCCCCTTCGGTTTCTTTTTGGATGCAATTCGTTTGCACGCGATGAGCGATGACAATTTCCGCATTGGCTAATTTCATCTTCTCCTTAGCCCCGGCAAAGTCGCTTTTTTCAATATCCTTTAGCGCATCCGTACAATGCTTTCTTGCTTCCCCTGCGTGCAAAATGATTTGCATTGCATCTTGAGCCACTTCTTCAGAAGTCATAATAAAGTCTCCTTAACAGATTAATTGGCTTGCGGCAATTCTTTTTCAAGTTCTTGCTTTTCGTAGGCTTTGAAAAATGGATACCAAATCAGCGTAGCTGCCGTGACAACGATAAGCATCAGGATAATCCCTGTAATGGTTCCCGTTGTAACCCACGTAGAGATTGGAAAAGGAACGTACCACATATCGAAAACCACTTTCGGGATGGGGCCAAAGTGAATGACTTTGGTTCCGATCCAAACGATCAACGGCAAGACCAAACCATTGATCCACATCGGCAGCATCATAATGGGATTCCATACGATTGAACCAAACACTAAAGGCTCGTTGATATTAAAGATGGATGGTACCAAACTTGCGCGTCCCAGCGCTTTTAGCTTGGTGCTTTTAGAAAGCAGATGCATAAAGGCCAGCGGCAACGTACAGGCCACGCCTCCAACCCACAGGTATGCTGAATAAATCGTTTCGGCTGTTACGAGATTATGCGCCCCCGCGGTAGCGTTGGCCATAATAGCCGCCAGAAAGATCGGTTTGGTGACAGGGGTTAGAATCCAACTGGAAATCCCCATGGAATATAAGAAACAGCTGATAAACAAAATTAGCATGAATCCCCAAGGCGTCTCTACCACGCTCGCCAACGGCATAAAAATATTCAAAATGATGTTGTAGATATCAATATGAACGAGATCGACCAACACCCAGGCCAGAATGATAGTTACCCCAATCGGAAGCATGGAATCAAACCAGGCTCTGACAAAGTCCGGGATGACGGATTCTTCTTTGAAAAACGAGAATTTTCCGAACAGACTCATGATATAACCCGTGATAAGAGCGGCAATGATAGCAACGAACATGCCGCCGGTTCCCAAAGAACTATGCTTGAAACCAACCGTACCGTCCTTTACAACTTGGGGAGTAACGATGATCAAAAAAGTAATCAGGCTTGTACATCCGGCAATAAAGCGCTGTTTTCTCAGCTTCTTCTTTTCCATCAAGTTGAACGGAATCAGGAAAGAAACCAGCAGCGAAAGCATGCCCATCGTCCACCCAAAGGGAACCCAAAAGTCAGGGTAGTTTTTGATATGATACACATCTCCAGGTATAGTCAGAAGGCAAAATACCGATCCTAAAAGAATAAAAGGCAATAGCTGCATAACAGAATCTTTAAGTGTGATAACCCATACATTGTTATTGACTTTATTCATCTTCGGAGAAAAGTCATTTTTCAGCCATTCTATTAATTTGTTCATTTCTGTTATCCCCTTTAAATTTTCAATTCGCTCAGCAAATCATTTAAAGCGGCTTCCCCATCTAAGGTGGAATAATAAGAAGGCTTCATTAAGAGCACTTTGACATCGGAATCTCTGGTAAGCTCTTCGATTTCATCAACGATATAAGCCAAGTGGGGACCGACTAACAAAGCATCGATATCATCGATATAATTTTCGATTTCCGCTTCCCCTCTGGCTATGATATCCATATTCAGGTTTCTCTTTTTGGCGGCCTTGCGAATATTGGCAGCCATAAAACCGGAGCTTGCTCCCGACCCGCAAACCAACAACACATGTAACATTTCGCTTGAATTTGCCATGGTAATCCTCCTTGCTTTTATTTATAATGTTTTGACAGCGCTATCTTTGTTACAACCAAACTATAATACAAACCCCGAAACGGGCTCAAATAAAAAACTGCACCCCTATGGTGCAACATTTTAAAGCGAGGGATGCAACATGAAAACGCAGTATATTGATTTGATTCAATATTTAAGCTCACAAAACAATAAATGGGTATCATCACAAAGTTTGGCGAGCAAATATGACGTGTCCAAGCGCACCATCAAATCTTATATCAGTGAAATTAATGCTATTCACCACGGGTTAATCCTATCGTCGAATAAAGGTTATAAGGTTGATACCCATCAAGTAAACAGGTTTCTAACCAGTGAACAAAAAGCCATCCCGCAAACCCAACCCGAAAGAATGGCTTATATTCTGAAAAAACTGGTGCAAACCAATGAGCCCATTTACATTTACGATTTAAGTGACGCTCTTTTTATCAGCGAATCAACGCTTAGACTTGATTTAAAGCTGGTCAAAGAAAAACTTACCAAGAATAATTTGGAATTGCAGTTGATTAAGGATCATGTTCGTTTACAGGGGAAAGAAAAAGATAAACGCAAGTTAATGAGTAGTATTTTATACGAAGAGGCTAATGGAAGTTTTATTGATATTGATAAAATCAAAGGAGTTTATAAAGAGTTAAATATCGATTACATTCGGGAAGTTGTCATTGGAACCTTTTCTGCGCATCACTTTTTTACGAATGATTATTATTTAACCGACGTGATTATCCACATCACCATTGCATTGGACAGAATGAAACATGATTTTCAGTTTTTAAATAAAACCTTGAATTATAGCATGGACAACAACGCATTTTTAATCGCTAAAGAAATCGCCTCAAAATTAGAATCGTATTTTCATGTAACCTATCCGGAAGAAGAAATCGCTGACTTGGCGATCTTAATTTCGTGCAATGGGACCAATGTTAACTTTACGCAAATTGAAGTAAGCGACCTGGAAAATATCGCCGGTATAGATTGCATTGATTTGGTAAGTGAAATAGCCGTTGACCTGGACAAGTATTACTATATCAGTATCGCCGATTCTGATTTTATTACACGTTTTACACTACATGTAAAAAACCTTTTAATGAGATTAAAAAATCATCATTCAACGAAAAATCCATTAACGAACAGTATCAAAAGAGAATGTCCGCTCATTTATGATTGCGCTGTTCATGCTTCACATGTGATTAAAGAACGAACCGGTTATACCATTAGCGATGATGAAATTGCTTATTTGGCTTTTCACCTGGGGTATGCCATTGAATTGCAGCGGCAATCGAACGTAAAAATCTCGTGCACGGTGCTGTTTCCGCTTTACTACAATATGAATGTGCAAATCATCAATAAATTACAGCAGTATTTTGGCGATGATATTTCGATTCACTCGATTGTAACGGATGAGAGCGATTTGAGTCATGCAACAAGTGATTTTATTATTTCCTCTGCCCAATTGCATAAGATTCCGGAAGTGCCCTATGTCGTGATTACCCCATTTTTTATCGAAAGCGACCGGGAAAAAGTATCGGACAAAATTTTTGAATTAAAAGAACAAAAAAAGAAAAATCAGTTTAAAATCAATTTAGAATCCTTTTTGGACGAAAGGCATTTTTGCAGCTCTACAAAACGGTCTGACAAAGAAGACGTTTTACGTTTTATATGTCAAATTATGAATCAAGACGGTTATACGGACGATGATTTCTTCTGCAAAATTATGGAGCGGGAAGCCATGTCATCTACTGCGTTCGGACAAGTTGCTATCCCTCATGCGATAAAAATGGACTCCCGTAAAACAGGTATGTTCATTTATTTAAATCCAAATGGAATTCAATGGGATACTTCTACCGTGAAAATTGTATTATTACTCACCGTAAGCGGAGAGGACCGAAAAATATTCCGCGATGTATTCGATGCACTCGCCACCATATTGACGGACGATAAAAATGTGAACCTGTTATCTTCTATGCATAGCTTCGATGATTTCATCAATAAATTAATCGCTTGCTGGGAATAAATCTATCTATATAGGAATTGGCTTCACTTTCCGTGTGATTGCACTTTCTACAATAGAAAGCTAAGATTCTTGCGGCGAATCGCATTCTGCTGTATTTCGTGCAGTAGATTTCTTGATTTGGAGCCAAAAGCGACTTTTTCGCCCGATTCTGCTGTACAGAGTGCAATAGATTCCATTTCCCCGCTGATTTAAGGATCATCTGTTGTAGAAAGTGCAATTGAATGCTGGCTATAGCCCAGTCTGAGCTTTAATAATTCTCCCCGCGGTAATAACGCTCAAGCTTGTGCTCCAAGTGAACGAGTTGAGCTTTTTTCTTGTCGATATCGTCCAGCAGGGCTTGTTTCTGGTCCTGGATGAGCTTGATCCTCTCAGGCAAGGTGGATGTTCCGGCTTTGACCATGTCGTAGTACTTCTTAATCTCCTCTACACTCATTCCGGTTTCACGCAGGCATCTAAGAAAGATCAGCCAATTAATCTCGTCATCGGTATACAGCCGATTGTTCTGTTCGTTGCGGACAACCGGATCGAGCAGACCCTTTCTCTCATAAAAACGGATTGCCCCTATGTTGAGCCCTACTTTTGCGGCGACTTGTCCTATCGTAAAAATCTTAATCACTTCCTGACATTTAGTGTTGACCTACACTTAGTGTAGCATAGTAAGCTACGAATTGTGATAGATACTATTCCGCAGAAAGAAGGATAACCATGACAAAAATTGCTTTGGTAACGGGTGCGAATAAAGGGATTGGATTCGAAATCGCCAGACAGCTTGGTGAAGCAGGCTGGAAAGTATTGCTGGGCGCACGCAGCATCGAACGGGGGAAAGCAGCCGTTGCTGAATTAACCAGCCAAGGATTGGATGTGGAGTTCCTGCAGATTGACATGACAAGTCTGGAGAGTATTGAACAGGCAGCCGGTACCCTCCGGAACAACTATCCCGGGTTAACACTTTTAATTAACAATGCAGGTATGCCGGGCGCTTTCTCCAGCTCGTTCAGCAATACTCAGGAAGAGCATTTACGGGAGGCCTTTGAAGTGAACTTCTTCGGAACCTTCCGCTTGAATCAGCGTCTTCTCCCATTAATTACAGAAAATGATGGAACGATTGTGAACGTCTCCACCGATATGGCGTCACTGCACTTTATGCAGAATGCGGAATACGCACTGAATGCGTTCGACTACAATTCCTCCAAAACGGCAAACAATGCGATGACGGTAGCCATGGCCATAGAATTAAAAAACAGCAAAGCTCAGGTATTCGCCGTAACTCCCGGGTTTACGAAGACTGACTTAAACGGCAATGCTGAAGGTGGAAAATCCAAAGAAGCCGGGGCGGCCATTATTGTAGGCTATGCCACGGACGGCAAACGTCACAACGGTGAGTTTTTGGATATTAACGGGGTTTACGCGTGGTAAAACAGAACCGCCACAACAGGCTCCTGCATCTACATTACAGGGCTGCCAAAAAACCGGGGAAGCCTGTGCTTCCCCGGTTTGTATTGCTGCGCCAGCTGCAAGATTTATTCCTGTTTCCGCTTAACGCTCCCATGGCTACTCCCGATCCAGCGGCTGCTGCAGCCCGTCCTCATAGAAATCGAACACGAGCTGCTGCTGCGTGCCTTTTACCGCATAGAATACATCTGCCAGCGTCTTCCCCTTCTGCTTCTTGTCCAGCTCCTTCTCCAGCCACTCCCGGGTCAGGCCGTGCTGCTTGAGATTGTCCTCAACCAGCTTGCCGTCCATAATCAGCTCCACGGGAAAAACCTGCGGTTTCAGCGCCAGCCCCAGATCCTGCTTCGTGACGGACTGGTACGCTTCCTTCTTGAGAACAGAAACCTGTCCGTTATCCTCAAGCACGGCATAATCAACCTCTTCAATATTAAAAATCTCCTTCTTCCTCAGCGCCTGGTCCAGCGAATCCATGGTATAGCGGATCTTCCGCATGTTGGCTTCCATGATTTTGCCTTCCTCGATCAGGACCGTGGGGGAACCGGAAATCCAGCTGCGCAGGCGGCGGCTTTTGAGGGCAATGAAGGAGAGCAGGAACGAGGTAGCCGTTATAACAACAATGGACAGGACAAGATAGGTGAATTTCAGATTGACATTGAACGCCAGATTTGCCGCCAAGGAGCCAAGCGTAATACTGATCACGAAATCGTTGGACGTCATATTGGAAAGGGTCTGCTTGCCTAGTATTCTGGGAATTAGCAGCAGCAGGCCCACCGATAGAATGGTTCTCATCAGAATCTCTGCATAGTTCATTTTCCAGCCTCCTCCCCACCATTATTTCCAAACGGGTTCAAAAGAAACGGGAGCCGGGGAATTGCGGGGAGGAAATTCATTTCGAGTTGCTCTTGCCTATTTAACCGACTGCAAATGCTCTTCGAGGCGGTCCCAGGTTTCGGTAATGCCTTGCTCCATACCCATATCCATGACCGTCTTGAGCGCTTCAGCCGATTCATATTTCGAACGGCTTACCAGCTTTGTTTTTCCGTCATATTCTTCAAAGAGCATCGTAACCAGTGTGGACGGCATGCCTTCGGCTTCATTGCCTTCCGCATCCGAGAAGTAATCGGTGTAGACGACTTTCTCCCCGTCAACAATTTCATGGTAGACCCCTTTGCCCCAGGACTCCATTCCGAAGAAGTCCCCCTGCTTCTCGTCGACACACTTCATACAGTAATGCCAAATGCCGCCCGGACGAAAATCTACGGTGCAAACGGGAACAATCCAGCCGCGCGGGCCCCACCATTGCTTCAAATGCTCCGCCTCGGAGAATACTTTGAATACAAGCTCGCGGGGTGCATCGAATACACGTTCAAGAACCAGTTCAAGGCCTTCTACTCTGGAAATCATTTTGGACATTTCAATTCCCTCCTGTAAGTAACGTTCATTGTTATTCCTTGCCTTGGGATTGCAGGTGCCGCAGGTACTCATCCAGATTGTCGAAGCGTTCATTCCACATCTTCCGGTAGGCTTCAAGCCATGCATCCAGTGCCTCCAGCGGCTCTGTTCGCAGCCTGTAGTTCCGCCGGTTGGCTTGCGCCTCTACCTCAACCAGCCCGGCTTCCAGCAGGACGCGCAGATGCTTCGAGGCCTGAGGCTGGCGGAGCCCGAGTTGTTCGGCAATCTCGCCTACACTCAGCGGTCCGTCCTTCAGCATTTCTACCATCCGCAAGCGGGTGGGTTCGGCTAATGCGCTAAATGTCGTTGTGTCCATCTTTCCGACGTTCCTTTTGTGAAGCATTTATTATTGTTTAGGTACATTTATAATATACCCTAAAAGGAATATTCCCGTCAAGGAATATTTAAAATATTCTTAGAATTACAATTACTCTATTGGGCGGCTTGGGTTGGCTCATCTACGCCGAATTCAAAGGTACTTTTACCTCTCATTTCAGCATCTAAGCCGCCTGAGACGAATTCAAAGGTACTTTTACCTCTCATTTCACCACTTAGCCTGCCTGAGGCGAATTCAAAGGTACTTTTACCTCTGATTCCAGCATTCGCAGACAATCCGTGCTTGTCTATCATCAAGTTTTAAGCTGGTGATGCAGCCGCAGGGGATTTATAATAACAGAAACATTGAAATTCTGTTCATAGAGTGTAAAGAGAGGAACGGATTACATGCTCATCCTCCAAATCATTACCTGGCTTCTGGCACTTGCTGTACTCCTGTCTGTGATGTGGATCGTCGTAGACACCTGGAGGAACGGGATCTCCCCGATGCCCGCCTCGAAGGCTGTAAGGCTGGCGGTTGCCGGAGAGGTGAACCGGGTGCCCGGCTATGGCACAATTGTCGAAGCAGGGTCCGGTTGGGGCACATTGGGGCTGGATATCATCCGGCATTGTCCGGGCAAAAGATTGACCGGCATTGAGAATTCAAGCCTCCCCTTGTGGGGCTCGCAGCTGCTGGCGCTGATTGCAGCGCGGCTCCAACATTCAGGGAACGGCCGGGAACCGCTTCAAGGCCGGCTCCGCTTCATCCGGGGCAATATCTACCGCGGCTCGTACGCCGATGCCGATATGGTTATCTGCTATTTGTTCCCCGGCGCGATGGAGCGGCTGGCAGTTAAGTTCAGGCAGGAGCTTCCCCCCGGGGCGGTAGTAATCAGTGTTTTTTTCGCCCTGCCGGATATGCAGCCGGTCCGCACAGTCACCTGTAGAGATACGCTGCAAACGAAGCTGTATGTGTATTCCTTTTAAAAATAAAACCAACGCCATGATTCTGTTCTTCTCCCATCTTTATTCCATCACGGCATAGGAGGCTTCCCATGATCGACAAGTCCATTACCGAAGGCGTCATCCGCACCCGCACCAAACTGCGCAAGGATCTGCTGATCTCTATCTTCGATGAATTCGACGGCAGCATTATGGGGCTCAGCCCGGAGAAACGGGCGGAGAAATATTTGAAAATGTCGCAGAGCGCTTTTTCCTTTTACCGGGGCAGTGCCTACTTATTCTATTTCGATACAACCCGCCAGTATTTCCCGTACCACACTGCAGAGGACCGGCCTACCTGGATTCAGGGGGATCTGCACTTCGAGAACTTCGGCGCGATCCGTAGCAGTGACGGGGAAATCGTCTATGACGTCAATGATTTCGATGAGGGCTATGTGGGTTCTTATCTCTACGATCTTCTGCGCATGGCGGGCAGTATCGCTCTGGTGGGCAGACAGCTCGGTTACGGTGAAGCTGAACAGCTAAGCTGTATTGAGCGCTTCGTACAGGCCTATGCCAGACAGATCCGCCGGTTCGCGCAGGGCAAGGACAACCCAGCCACTTATGTGATGGATGAGGGAAGGGCCAAAGGTCCGGTGAAAAAGCTCCTCCGCAAGCTGGAGAAACGCAGACAGGCACATTTTCTGGAGAAGGTTACGGCTCAAATGCAGACTGGCCGGGTGTTTCTGGAGAATTCCGAGCTGGCCGTTCCGGGGCAGGCCGAACAGTCCCTTCTGGAGAGCGCCTGGGCATTCTATATACAGACCATCACTTCCCGCAGCCAGGACGAGAATCACTACCGGATGAAGGACATTGCCGTCAAGCATGGCTCAGGAACCGCCTCCATTGGGCTGGACCGCTATTACATCCTCATTGAGGGTGGACAGGAGCACGAGGATACAGACGATACAGTTCTTGAGGTAAAAGAGGTCCGGGTGCCGGTGCCAGCCTATTTCATGCCCTATTCCGAATCCTTCTGGCAGTATTTTGGACATCAGGGGAAGCGTGTAACAGCGACACAGCAGGCCATGCACCACAAGGCCGATCCATATCTGGGTTTTCTTACGCTGGAGGGAAGACATTTTTATGTAAGAGAACGTTCGCCTTATAAAAAAAGATTGAAGCTGAAAGACATCTCCAGTCCAGAGGATATGAACCGTGTGCTTGAGGGGATGGGCTGCCTGACCGCCAAAATGCATGCCCGGGCCGATATAGATGTAGACCAGGGGATTCTTCCTTATCATAGCGAGGAGGAAATCGCCAAGGCCATGGGGCAGGACCCGGATGCTTTTGCCCGTTATCTCTCCCGGTGGGCTTATGGGTATGCCGATCAGGTGGAGAAGGATTTTGTTGTGTTCACGGAATGGGTGAGCAGAAATGGCAGTGCCGTCCTTGCATAAGGACGGCACTGTTTCAGTAGAAGAAGACAGATAATAGTCGGCCAAAGCCCGGCCACAGGGGAATTATCAGTCCAGCTCGGCGCGGGAGAACAGGTCCCGGATCAGGGACTCATCTTCGCAGGCTTTTTTGAACCCGGCGGCAAATTTAAGGATAGCTTCCCTATTCCCGGAGTATGCGCAGAACATATCGGCTTCCGGGTCAAAATGAACGGTCTCCGCCAGCTCCGGCATTTGCTCTTCCAGATATACGGCCGCCAGGGAGGACCAATCGTAGCCGTTGCCTTCGAAGCCTTCTTCTGCCCGCGACTCGAACAGATCGGCCAAGTAGGTGCCCACACTCAGAATGACGGACATTCCGCCATTCTCCTGCTCCACCAGGATGAACGGGGCAACCTTTCCGGCAGCGGGCACGGCAACGTTCTTCAGCTTGTGCAGCAGTTCCTCTTTGGCCTCGTCCGTGAAGGCAAGCGCGCCGCCCCGTTCTACGATCATTCCCGACCGGATGCGGTCATCCAGCCAATCGGAAATGAACGCCGGCGCATAGCCGCCGGTTCCGAATTCGCCGCCGAACGCGATCATTTTTGAGTAGGCCTCCAGGTATTCGCCGCGGTTCGTATCCGGGTAAGCTTTGATGTATATCCAGAACTGCACATCGTACATCAAGGTAGACCGCTCATCGGCATGGAGAGAAAAATGCCCTTTTTCTTCAACAATAGCCGTACAGATCTTGCGGATTATGCCCTCGATGTTCTCTATCTCCGTGACTTTGCCGCACAGCTCCGCCAGCAGGGGAGAGAAGGCCCCATGAGCTACCTTTCGCAGATCGTCCGCCTTGTCCTCCTCGGATGTATCGAAGACCTCTTCGTTCACCAGCCCGCGTACAAAGCTCTCGAAGTCTTTGGCGAGAAAGGTGATCTCGTAATCGGCTTCCTGATCCACGTGGATCACTGCCGGTTCCCCTTCCCTGCCGCAGGCCCGGTAATCCAGCATGATCACATCATGTCCTGCGGACGGGCAGTCCCCGAACACCACGCCAATATCGGGATACCCCCATTCTTCAATCATGAACCGGCTGCCTAAATCTCCGCACAGCGAATAGGTCTTGTCCCGTCCGATGCCCATAATTCCCGTAATGGCCACATGGTCTTCGGCCCAGGAGGTGCCTTCCTCCGTAGGGAAACAGGTGTCACGGGGAACGCCCCCGTTATGCTGCTTCATCATCTCAATATAAAAAGCCGGCAGCTTATACCCCAGCTCCTGCTCCACAGAAGCAATCAGCTCGTCCGTGGGCGGCTCGGACACATACGACTCCAGCGCATAGTCGCTATCCTCCCAGAAGTCAACGAACTCCCGGGGATCAAAGCGCCCACCGCCGGAACGAACTCCACCGCTGGACTGCGCAGCCGCAAAACGCTGCTGTTCCCGCGCCTCCCGCCCGGCCGCCCGGCGGCTCCAGTCAAGCAGCTGAAGAACTGCCTCATCTCCAGGCTCCAGCTCATCGGCAAGCTCAAATTCACGGACTGCCTGATCGTATTGCTTCAGATAGTAATAGGCATACCCCACACGGTAGTGCCAGATGGGGTCCTGCTCCCCTTGCTCCGCAATGCTCAGCAGCTGTTCCAGCGCTTCGTTGTAGCGGTCCAGATTGTTCAGTGCCCTGCCGAGCTGGCCAATGAGCACATAATCCCTGTCCGGTTCAGGAATGTCCATAATGGCTTCTAC
This genomic interval carries:
- a CDS encoding glycoside hydrolase family 1 protein, with product MKNIPTGFPSDFLWGGAVAANQLEGAYNVDGKGLSVADINEYMDGIPLDKKSNLELTTDYINEAIKSEDRIFPKRWGIDFYHTYKEDLKLLGELGLKTFRTSINWTRIFPNGDEAQPNEAGLKFYDDLIDEIIANGMEPMITLSHYEMPLHLTTAYKGWYSRELIDLFVRFGQVVFDRYHKKVKYWIIVNQINLIDHESFNHLGIAEDVVEDLASAKYQALHHEFVACGLITKYAKSLDSSLQIGMMLCGGPAYPATCRPEDIFATVRRNQMEYFFSDILLRGYYPGYAFRYFADNNITVEFAEGDEEALKNTADFMSFSYYYTRIYDAESMKNKTGPYRNTELPANPWGWTIDPIGLRTFLNLFYDRYQCPIYITENGIGYHDTLEEDGSIHDSYRVDYYRAHIEQMKEAIKDGVDLRGYYAWGPIDIISCSSSEMSKRYGFIYVDQDDRGNGSKKRLKKDSFSWMQKVIASNGENLD
- a CDS encoding PTS sugar transporter subunit IIB; protein product: MANSSEMLHVLLVCGSGASSGFMAANIRKAAKKRNLNMDIIARGEAEIENYIDDIDALLVGPHLAYIVDEIEELTRDSDVKVLLMKPSYYSTLDGEAALNDLLSELKI
- a CDS encoding DUF421 domain-containing protein, producing MNYAEILMRTILSVGLLLLIPRILGKQTLSNMTSNDFVISITLGSLAANLAFNVNLKFTYLVLSIVVITATSFLLSFIALKSRRLRSWISGSPTVLIEEGKIMEANMRKIRYTMDSLDQALRKKEIFNIEEVDYAVLEDNGQVSVLKKEAYQSVTKQDLGLALKPQVFPVELIMDGKLVEDNLKQHGLTREWLEKELDKKQKGKTLADVFYAVKGTQQQLVFDFYEDGLQQPLDRE
- a CDS encoding BglG family transcription antiterminator, with amino-acid sequence MKTQYIDLIQYLSSQNNKWVSSQSLASKYDVSKRTIKSYISEINAIHHGLILSSNKGYKVDTHQVNRFLTSEQKAIPQTQPERMAYILKKLVQTNEPIYIYDLSDALFISESTLRLDLKLVKEKLTKNNLELQLIKDHVRLQGKEKDKRKLMSSILYEEANGSFIDIDKIKGVYKELNIDYIREVVIGTFSAHHFFTNDYYLTDVIIHITIALDRMKHDFQFLNKTLNYSMDNNAFLIAKEIASKLESYFHVTYPEEEIADLAILISCNGTNVNFTQIEVSDLENIAGIDCIDLVSEIAVDLDKYYYISIADSDFITRFTLHVKNLLMRLKNHHSTKNPLTNSIKRECPLIYDCAVHASHVIKERTGYTISDDEIAYLAFHLGYAIELQRQSNVKISCTVLFPLYYNMNVQIINKLQQYFGDDISIHSIVTDESDLSHATSDFIISSAQLHKIPEVPYVVITPFFIESDREKVSDKIFELKEQKKKNQFKINLESFLDERHFCSSTKRSDKEDVLRFICQIMNQDGYTDDDFFCKIMEREAMSSTAFGQVAIPHAIKMDSRKTGMFIYLNPNGIQWDTSTVKIVLLLTVSGEDRKIFRDVFDALATILTDDKNVNLLSSMHSFDDFINKLIACWE
- a CDS encoding PTS sugar transporter subunit IIC codes for the protein MNKLIEWLKNDFSPKMNKVNNNVWVITLKDSVMQLLPFILLGSVFCLLTIPGDVYHIKNYPDFWVPFGWTMGMLSLLVSFLIPFNLMEKKKLRKQRFIAGCTSLITFLIIVTPQVVKDGTVGFKHSSLGTGGMFVAIIAALITGYIMSLFGKFSFFKEESVIPDFVRAWFDSMLPIGVTIILAWVLVDLVHIDIYNIILNIFMPLASVVETPWGFMLILFISCFLYSMGISSWILTPVTKPIFLAAIMANATAGAHNLVTAETIYSAYLWVGGVACTLPLAFMHLLSKSTKLKALGRASLVPSIFNINEPLVFGSIVWNPIMMLPMWINGLVLPLIVWIGTKVIHFGPIPKVVFDMWYVPFPISTWVTTGTITGIILMLIVVTAATLIWYPFFKAYEKQELEKELPQAN
- a CDS encoding PTS lactose/cellobiose transporter subunit IIA; its protein translation is MTSEEVAQDAMQIILHAGEARKHCTDALKDIEKSDFAGAKEKMKLANAEIVIAHRVQTNCIQKETEGAKGEYSVLFAHAQDTLMTIYSEINIAKRLIDIFESFNQRLTQLEMINK
- a CDS encoding SDR family NAD(P)-dependent oxidoreductase, which codes for MTKIALVTGANKGIGFEIARQLGEAGWKVLLGARSIERGKAAVAELTSQGLDVEFLQIDMTSLESIEQAAGTLRNNYPGLTLLINNAGMPGAFSSSFSNTQEEHLREAFEVNFFGTFRLNQRLLPLITENDGTIVNVSTDMASLHFMQNAEYALNAFDYNSSKTANNAMTVAMAIELKNSKAQVFAVTPGFTKTDLNGNAEGGKSKEAGAAIIVGYATDGKRHNGEFLDINGVYAW
- a CDS encoding MerR family transcriptional regulator; protein product: MIKIFTIGQVAAKVGLNIGAIRFYERKGLLDPVVRNEQNNRLYTDDEINWLIFLRCLRETGMSVEEIKKYYDMVKAGTSTLPERIKLIQDQKQALLDDIDKKKAQLVHLEHKLERYYRGENY